The genomic interval GCAACTACGCGATCCGCATCACCTTCGACGACGGCCATGATTCGGGCCTGTATGCCTGGGACTATCTGCGGGACCTTGGCGAGAATCTGGATCGCTACTGGCGCGAGTACCTGGACGAGATGAAGGCGGCAAACGCATCCAGGCTGCCGGTGATTCCGCTGGGCCACTGGACGCCGCCGAAGGGGTAGCGACTGCTCGCCGGTTCGCAATGTTGTGTTCATGGCTTGAGTGGCGGGTTTGGTACCGCCCCCTCACCAGCGTAAACTCCCAGCTCGCACCAATTCACAAACGCAAGTACCCATGGATCCCGTCGATTTCGGCTTCAAAAAGGTCTCCCCGGACGAAAAAACCTCCCTGGTCCGTGGCGTATTCGACAGCGTGGCCGATCGCTACGACCTGATGAACGATCTGATGTCCTTCGGCACTCATCGGCTGTTCAAGCGCATGACGCTGCAGATGTCAGGTGTGCGATCCGGGCAGAAGGTTCTCGATCTGGCTGGGGGCACCGGGGATCTTGCCGCCCTGTTCGCGCCGGTGGTCGGCAGCGAGGGGCTCGTGGTGCTGACCGACATTAACGACGAGATGATGCGCGTCGGACGGGACCGGCTGCTCGATGAAGGGCTTGCCCAGGTGCAGTTCTGCCAGGCCGACGGCGAGCAGTTACCGTTTCCGGACGCCAGCTTCGACTGTGTCAGCATCGGCTTCGGCCTGCGCAACTTCACCGACAAGGCCCGCGCGCTCAAAGAGCTGCTGCGCATTCTGAAACCCGGCGGTGTGCTGCTGGTGCTGGAATTCTCGAAGCCCGAAAATCCCCTGGTTGACGCCGGTTACCGGATGTTTCAGTCGTTGTGGCCGGGCATGGGGCGGTTGCTTGCCGGTGACAGCGCAAGCTATCAGTATCTGGTCGAGTCCATCCGTGTGCACCCCACCCAGGCCGCCCTGAAGCTGATGATGGAGGATGCAGGCTTCCAGGACGTGGAGTATCACAATCTGTTGAGCGGTGTCGCAGCCATCCACCGTGGTGTGCGCGGGTGAACGGCTCTTCACCAGCGGCCGATCTGATCCGCCTGCTCAGCGGTGCGCTGAGCGCGCTCAACGGTCCCCTCGGCACCATCGGCAACAGAACTCTGGCTCTCGATCCGCGCAGCCGGGCGAGGCTCGCCGCGCTGGACACGGCCGTCGTGCAGTTCGAAATCGTACCCCCCGCCGACGGCCCCGATACTCTGGTTGTTCTGGAGATCGAAAACGCCACAATCAGCTTCCACACCTCAGGCCGGGCTGCTCCGAACGC from Pseudomonadales bacterium carries:
- the ubiE gene encoding bifunctional demethylmenaquinone methyltransferase/2-methoxy-6-polyprenyl-1,4-benzoquinol methylase UbiE; this translates as MDPVDFGFKKVSPDEKTSLVRGVFDSVADRYDLMNDLMSFGTHRLFKRMTLQMSGVRSGQKVLDLAGGTGDLAALFAPVVGSEGLVVLTDINDEMMRVGRDRLLDEGLAQVQFCQADGEQLPFPDASFDCVSIGFGLRNFTDKARALKELLRILKPGGVLLVLEFSKPENPLVDAGYRMFQSLWPGMGRLLAGDSASYQYLVESIRVHPTQAALKLMMEDAGFQDVEYHNLLSGVAAIHRGVRG